Genomic DNA from Niabella ginsenosidivorans:
TCCCGGGCCATCCTTACCCTGTCCGCAGCAATGCCCGGAGATGAAGGGAATAATATCTATGAGCTTTATAATGATTTTGTAACTACCCCCAATGAGTTGCCCGCCTATGATCAGTTGAAAGATAAAGTGCTTCATATCATCAGCCGGCTGGCGGAACGGGATACTGCCTCAAAATTTGAAGGTGCTTACCTGGGCCCTGTATTATTTGAAGGCAGGTCTGCAGCCAGCCTGGTCAGCAGTTTTTTCCGGTTCGGCCTTAGCGTCAACCGCAAGTCGATCCTATATCCCGACAATAATGAAACCTTTTATGAGGATAAGATCGGGCAAAAACTTATAGCCACTGATCTTAGTCTTACGGCGTTGCCTCACCTAAAGAGCTACGGGGCACTTAATACTACCGGGGCATTTGATATTGACTACGACGGTGTGGCCCCGCCGGATTCTCTGGTACTGATAAAAAACGGCGTTCTGAAAGGTTTATTAAATGGCCGGACGCCAACCCGGAAGTTCCCGGTTTCACAAGGGTTTGCCTTTACAGAAAGAGGCTGTAATGCGGGTGTGCTGCGGCTAACGGCACATACAACGGCTCCTTGGTACCATATGAAAGAAGAGCTGATAAAAGCCGCAAAAGAAGAAGGTTTGCCTTATGCCTATATTGTGCGGGGTACAGATTTCGATTACGGACAACCCGCCTTTCTGTACCGGATCGACACTGCTACCTTAAAAGAGCAGCTGATAACCGGCGTCAAATTCACCAACTTTAATCTGCGCAGCCTGCGCAGATTTATTATTGCCGCTGATTCAATGCAACTGCTCAACCAGCAGCAGCTTTCCATTATCTGCCCTCAAAGCATCATTATCGGGGAAATAGAGCTGGAGGAAGATAATAACGTAGTAAAAGCAAAACCCATCATTGTTACTAACCCGCTACTGGATCACAAAACGCTTCCGGCATCCCATAAAAAAAATGCTTCCGGCAGAAAGCATTTTTAAATATTCTGAAATAAGATTTACCATTTTTCCACTTCCTCATGTCCCTGGGAAGAAGCATCGTTCTCTGATGTTTTGGGATCCGGGTTCTCTATTACTTTTTCATCATTATCCGGCGCTTCTTCAATTTTCTGCGGTTCAGCAACTGGTGCCGGCGCAGCAGCAGATGGAGCCGGTGTTCCCTCATGCGCCTCTTCATCATAATCCTCATGATTAAAAGCATCAAAATTAAAATCAGGCATTAAGTCCGTTTTTACAAAATCAATGGCCTCATTCAGCGCTTTAATGAACTTATTAAAGTCCTCTTTGTAAAGGAAAACTTTATGCCGGTCATAACCATTATCGTCAAAACGTTTACGGCTCTCCGTTATGGTCAGATAATAATCATTTCCCTTTGTAGACCTTACGTCAAAAAAATAAGTTCTTCTTTTTCCTGCACGGAGTCTTTTGCTATAAATACTCTCCAGTTTTCGATCGTTATGCTCGTTCTCCACGTGTTTCTTTTTTAGTAAGTCAAAAGTTTTTTATACAAACAAATATATGTATGTTTTTAATAAAAACTAAATATAGGGAAGTTTTAGCAATTTTTTTTAAACAATTTTCAGATTTTATAATTCTTTCAGTCTGAGGCTGCAAACCCATTATTTTTCTGCTTCATTTTCATCCTCTGTCCCGGATTGCTGCCGGTGGTACAACCGTGCGTAAAACCCATCCGGTATTTTCATCAGCTCCTCATGCGATCCCTGTTCTACAATTTTCCCTTCATCCAGTACAAGAATCCGGTCAAAACTCAGCAGCGAAAATACCCGGTGAGTAATAATAATGGAAGTCTTATCGTTCAGGTATGCGTTCAGCCTTCCCATGATCTCCTGTTCCGTTTTGGCATCCACGGCGCTCAGGCAATCGTCAAAAATGATAATGGCCGATTGTTTGATCAGTGCCCGCGCGATCGAGATCCGCTGTTTCTGACCGCCGCTCAGCGTTACGCCCCGCTCCCCGATCATTGTTTCATACCCGTTGGCAAAGCCTTCAATCTCTTTAGCTACCCCGGCAATGGTTGCGGCAGCCACCACTTCTTCTCTGCCGGCATCCGGTTTCCCGAAACGGATATTGTTTTCTACCGTATCACTGAATAAAAAGACATCCTGTGGTACATAGCTGATCTGCTCCCGTAAGGAAGACAGATCGATCTCTTTTATATTCTTATTGTCCAGCCGGATCATCCCGCTGTCTGCATCATACATCCGCAGCAGCAGTTGTGCCAGCGTTGTTTTACCGCTGCCTGTTCTTCCGGTAACGGCAATTTTTTCTCCCTTCCGGATGTGCAGGTCAAATGCCCGGATGGCCCTGATGCCTGTATCCGGGAACGTGAAGTTGACATTGTCAAAGTCGATCTTTCCTTCCAGCGCAACCGGAGCGGCACCTGGCTCATTTTTTACTTCCGGAACAATGTCCAGGAATTCGTTCAGCCTTTTCTGAGAAGCAGCAGCGCGCTGTACCATACTGGCTGTAAGGCCAATGGCGCTTACAGGGAATGTAAGCATATTTACATAAACAATGAACTCAACAATTGTACCCAGGGTAATTCCATGCTGGTGATGAATATAATACAAACCACCGATCATTATCGTAAACAGGGTACTGATTCCGATCAGTAACTGTATTGAAGGGAAATAAACGGCCTCTACCCTTGCCAGGGCAATGGCATTTTTACGGTAAGTTTCGCTGTTATCAGTAAAGAAACGGTACATGGCATTTTCCTGGTTAAAGGATTTAATTACGCGGATGCCGGAGTAGGATTCCTGCGCGTTGGTGGTCAGGTCGGACAGCGCCGCCTGGATCTGCTCGCTTTTTTTATGAATATTACTGTTTACAAAATAAATGATAACGGCCAGTATGGGCAGGGGGATCATTACATAGATCGTCAGCTCTACACTGCTCTGCACCATAAAGAACACACAAAACAAAATAGTGGTCAGCAGGTTTACAATATACATAATGGCCGGCCCCGTAAAAATGCGCACGCGGCTTACATCTTCGGCAATACGGTTCATCAGGTCTCCCGTGGTATGGCTCTTGAAAAAACGGTTATCCAGTTGCTGGTATTGCGTGTACACCTCATTTTTCTGGTCATACTCTATATGGCGGCTCATTACAATAATGGTCTGCCGCATCAGGAACATAAAAAAACCTCTCAGTAAGGCAAGTAATAATATAATGATACTGGCAACCAGCACTACTTTTGCAATACTGCTGTATCGGGTTATAAAACTGATGAACTTCCGCACAAGGATATCATAGCCTTTTAATCCGGCGGCATGGGGTGCTCCGGTTAAGGATAAGGAACGGTCTACATAGTTAATAATGAACTTCATTAACTGCGGAGACAACACATTGAAATAATTTGACAGCGCCACAAAGAAGATGCCCGTGCCCAATCGAACCCTGTACTTCCAGAAATATTTACCCAAGGCGCTTAAGTGCTTCATGCATGCAAGATAAAATAAATTGATTAGTTCCTGCTGCTGAAAAATATAAGACCGGAGCTTTGACAAATTCCTGCAATACCGTATCTTGTTACAGTAAATTCATTTGTATGGTTCCGGTACTAAGAGATGCCTATAACGCTGCTTTTACGCAGGAGCAGTTTGACCGTTTTTTACATGACCTTAATAAAAAATATGTTCCGTTACAATTTCGCGTTGCAGAAACACCTGTTTTTGTGCCAAAGGGTTTTTCCAGGCAATTGTTTGATGCTTGTGAAAATATTATAGATATTATTCTACAGCCGGGCTTTAAGGAAAAGACGGACCGGGCCATACCCAGGAACTACCAGGTGCCCAATGAAAACGGGCATCCGCATTTTATTGCCTTTGATTTTGGCATTTGCGAAAATGCTGATGGTGCACTGGAACCGCAGCTGATAGAAATGCAGGGCTTCCCCTCCCTCTTTGCTTACGAAGTATTCCTGGATGATGTTTACAGCAGCTATTATGATATTCCCGAAAATTATTCCAGCTACCTGGGGGGGCTTAACCGGGAGGGCTACCTTTCTGCACTTAAAAGCATTATCCTGAAAAATGAACAGCCGGAAAACGTGATCCTGCTGGAGCTCTTTCCCCAACGGCAAAAGACCAGTATTGATTTCTATTGCACGGAAGATCTGCTGGGTATAAAAATGGTCTGTGTTACGGAGCTGATCAAAAAAGGCAACCGGCTCTACTACCTGAATAATGGAAAGGAAACCCTGGTCAAAAGGATCTATAACCGTCTTATTTTTGATGAGCTGCAGCAGCAGGAAACAACCGTTCAGGAAAAGGCCAGGCTCCTTTTTGAAGACCTGGATGTGGCATGGGTAACGCATCCCGCCTGGTTTTACAGGATCAGTAAATTTACCCTGCCGCTGATCCGGCATAAAAACATACCGGAAACAAGGTACCTCAATGAGATAAAAACGGTTCCCGAAGATTTGGAGCAGTATGTTTTAAAACCCCTGTTTTCTTTTGCCGGACAGGGTGTGGTTATAGACGTGACCCCGCAGGACATCCAAAACATAAAAGACCCGGAGAACTGGATCCTGCAAAAAAAAGTAAATTATGCCCCGGTCATAAAAACACCGGACGAGCCTGCAAAAGCGGAAATACGTATTTTTTATTTCTGGGAGGAAGACGCGCCAAGACCCCGGCCCGTAAACAACCTGGCAAGGCTGAGCAAGGGAAAAATGATCGGCGTACGTTTTAATAAAGATAAAACCTGGACCGGCGGCAGCTTTGCATTGTTTGAAAAATAACCGTTTTGAATACCTTATAAACAGTGAATACCAGAAGTGTAACCGGCCGTTCTTTCAGCACAATAACAATGGCAGGCTTTGTATTCATCAGATCAGAAATTTATCATTGAACTATGAGTTGGTTCTCCTTTAAGAAAAAACAACCGGTGATCGGGCTGACCTTATCCGGCGGGGGTATGCGGGGCGTGGCGCATATTTCCATTATAAAAGCACTGGAAACATTTGGCCTTAAACCGCAGGTAATGTCCGGAACAAGTGCCGGGGCCATTATAGGGGCCTTTTATTCTGCCGGCTATTCGCCGGATAGGATGCGGGAGATCGTAGAGCGTACCACTTTTTTTTCCCGCTCCTCTTTCCGGTTGGGAACCACGGGCATTTTTAACCCTGTTTTTTTATCAAAATTATTCCGGGAATATTTTCAGGAAGACGATTTTAAAACCCTTAAGATTCCCCTGTATGTTGCCGCCACTGAAATCACGAACGGACGACTGGAATATTTTTCAGGAGGCAGATTGTCGCAGGCATTGCTGGCTTCTTCCAGTATTCCCTACGTTTTTCCCCCGGTAAGGATCGGTGATAAGGTGTATATGGACGGGGGCATTCTTAATAACCTGCCCATTGAGCTCATATATAATAAGTGCGATTTCCTGATCGGCTCGCATGTCAATTCCATTATTTATGATGATATGCACAAGATCAGTGCCCGTAAGGTTTTTGACCGGGTGATCCATTTGGCCATCGGCAGCACCGTAGACAAAAAAGGGCGCGCCTGCGACATCTTCTTTAACCCTCCCAACATGACGCGCTACAGCCTGTTTGATAAAAGAGGGGTACCGCAAATGCTGGATGCAGTGTATGAATATGCTGTAAGATTACTTGAGGAAAAGGGGTACTCTAAAAAATAGAACCGTTATTTCCTGTACTTTGGCTGCCTTTTGCACTGATGTTATACGTTCAGAGTAGCAGGTGACGATCTTGCACAGGCCGGCAGGCATTCGTAAAATGAATTGTTCCGTTTTCCAAGCTGATATGCACCGTGCCGGGTGGCACTCAATAGCCTGACTATACCCTTTACTTGCGGAATAAGTTCCGGAGTTTTTTATAAAAAGCAGGCCGATGGCCTTTTATTGCGCAGGTTGCTGTACAGCCCTGTGCAACAGCAATGCAGCAATTATGTAACAGCCGGAGTTATTGTAATGAAGGCCCTGCACAAAAAGAAAGACCCATCTGCTCCGCAGAGCTCATTGGAGAGAAGTAAGAGGCAACATCCCGTT
This window encodes:
- a CDS encoding ABC transporter ATP-binding protein encodes the protein MKHLSALGKYFWKYRVRLGTGIFFVALSNYFNVLSPQLMKFIINYVDRSLSLTGAPHAAGLKGYDILVRKFISFITRYSSIAKVVLVASIIILLLALLRGFFMFLMRQTIIVMSRHIEYDQKNEVYTQYQQLDNRFFKSHTTGDLMNRIAEDVSRVRIFTGPAIMYIVNLLTTILFCVFFMVQSSVELTIYVMIPLPILAVIIYFVNSNIHKKSEQIQAALSDLTTNAQESYSGIRVIKSFNQENAMYRFFTDNSETYRKNAIALARVEAVYFPSIQLLIGISTLFTIMIGGLYYIHHQHGITLGTIVEFIVYVNMLTFPVSAIGLTASMVQRAAASQKRLNEFLDIVPEVKNEPGAAPVALEGKIDFDNVNFTFPDTGIRAIRAFDLHIRKGEKIAVTGRTGSGKTTLAQLLLRMYDADSGMIRLDNKNIKEIDLSSLREQISYVPQDVFLFSDTVENNIRFGKPDAGREEVVAAATIAGVAKEIEGFANGYETMIGERGVTLSGGQKQRISIARALIKQSAIIIFDDCLSAVDAKTEQEIMGRLNAYLNDKTSIIITHRVFSLLSFDRILVLDEGKIVEQGSHEELMKIPDGFYARLYHRQQSGTEDENEAEK
- a CDS encoding metallopeptidase TldD-related protein — translated: MISPVKAQEIRDYFYIKVLSQELDRNIRKLNLPDLGKPFFISYRLRNTVSWNIQAERGVITTPWLAPDTSRYAAVKLLVGNYHRNFDYLFAEGSFVPLPAENNADEFRRLLWLETDRVYKTVSRQYNAAMAALQRVAVDPKELALDDLSKITPVVKDYGGLQEFSQADAEHWKRLLQQLSALFIPYPKITTASCDLSVNNTEECLVSSEGTLIRKPVSRAILTLSAAMPGDEGNNIYELYNDFVTTPNELPAYDQLKDKVLHIISRLAERDTASKFEGAYLGPVLFEGRSAASLVSSFFRFGLSVNRKSILYPDNNETFYEDKIGQKLIATDLSLTALPHLKSYGALNTTGAFDIDYDGVAPPDSLVLIKNGVLKGLLNGRTPTRKFPVSQGFAFTERGCNAGVLRLTAHTTAPWYHMKEELIKAAKEEGLPYAYIVRGTDFDYGQPAFLYRIDTATLKEQLITGVKFTNFNLRSLRRFIIAADSMQLLNQQQLSIICPQSIIIGEIELEEDNNVVKAKPIIVTNPLLDHKTLPASHKKNASGRKHF
- a CDS encoding DUF3276 family protein; this translates as MENEHNDRKLESIYSKRLRAGKRRTYFFDVRSTKGNDYYLTITESRKRFDDNGYDRHKVFLYKEDFNKFIKALNEAIDFVKTDLMPDFNFDAFNHEDYDEEAHEGTPAPSAAAPAPVAEPQKIEEAPDNDEKVIENPDPKTSENDASSQGHEEVEKW
- a CDS encoding patatin-like phospholipase family protein; translated protein: MSWFSFKKKQPVIGLTLSGGGMRGVAHISIIKALETFGLKPQVMSGTSAGAIIGAFYSAGYSPDRMREIVERTTFFSRSSFRLGTTGIFNPVFLSKLFREYFQEDDFKTLKIPLYVAATEITNGRLEYFSGGRLSQALLASSSIPYVFPPVRIGDKVYMDGGILNNLPIELIYNKCDFLIGSHVNSIIYDDMHKISARKVFDRVIHLAIGSTVDKKGRACDIFFNPPNMTRYSLFDKRGVPQMLDAVYEYAVRLLEEKGYSKK